A window of Candidatus Abyssobacteria bacterium SURF_5 genomic DNA:
AGCCAAACATCCAGATCCTCCGCCTCCGCGTAAGAGCCGGGATAGGTGTGATATTGGCTATCCAGATCAGTTCTATCCATTGCAATCGGCTGCAAATCGAGAACGAGCCCTTCGGGGACTATGGCGCCCGTGACAAAGTCGGTTGCTTCGAAAGGCGGGAAAAAGAAGTGTTCGCCGGCGCCTGTAGGAGGCACATAAATTGCCCCTGGTCTCAAGACAACATGGAAGTCATCGACCGCATCGTAGTCTTCGTCATCGAAATCCGAATCGATTGTATCGCTGGTTCGGATACAGATAAAGAAGTCGTTTCCCGCATAATCTCCCTGGTCGTCCACCGGAAGAATAGCGTCAAGTTCGTCCGGCGGAACGGTAATGATGACGTCGAATGAGGTAGACGGTGGTATCCCTCCCGGCGACGGCGCCGAAGCGATTGGATCACCATCGGTCGCCGGATCAAAGATACCGTTTCTCTCGCCCATGGAGTCGCGGTACAACTCGAATGAGATGAAATCCGAGGGGGTTACCTCCTGTAATCCATCCTCGGGAAACTCGCCTTCGTTTTCAATGGTGACTATCACATACGCAATTCTGTATTCCTGCTGGGCATATCCATTGAGGCCGATTACCTCCACTGGTCCCGATCTCGGCAGAATGCCTTGTCCAGGTGTAACCAGGGATGAGATCGTCAAAGTTGCAGCCATTAAATTAACAGTGATCGGTCCGGCGACAACGTCCGCATCGGGGAATGTGCCGCTCCACGGAGGATTTGCTCTCGTAATGAGAATACCATTGGCAGGAAGAACGAGGCTAAAACTCTGGCCCTCCTGAATAGAGGAGCTGGTTTGAAAGACGACAAAGAGGTCGTTGCCGTAGTTCTCTGCCAGATTATCAAGCGGAATCGTGTAAGTAAGGTCGAAATTTACCGAGAATGCAACCCCAACCTTTCCCAGATCCACAACGGAACCGGTAGAAATGGACTGATCCGAAGAATCGAATTGTCCAGGTAAGGTCCCGGAGTCGCGGTAGATTCTGAATGAACCAAAATCAGTTGGAACGATAGGCAGTCCGGTTCCCTCATCAATGACATCGAGTACAATGTTCTCCATTCTTAGCGTTTCGCCTGTGACATAGGTGTTGATGCCGAAAGCCGCAGTTGGGGGAGATGCGGGAGATGTAGTGGCCCCAGCCGTCAGAAGCGCCTCAGCGTCGAGAGTTATGGCCGGTTCTTGGGCGGCTGCGCCCGCAGGGATGAAGAGAAGGACGGTGAGAAGAATGAGAAATGATAATACTCGCTTGCCTGATAACATGATGCTCCCTCCTGACTATGACCTCACCTCTTTCTGCTACCGGAACCGGTAAGCTGCTCGGGCTCCATCATGAGGGATTTCCGATTACCGGTTTAGTACCAGAATAACCAATCGCTTCCCGTGCTTCAGTTAAGTAGGCCTTGATATTGATGAAAAAAAATAGAAAGTATTAACATTTCTTGCTTAAGATAAACCGGCAGCGATGATTATATTTAAAGCATGTGTGATTGTCAAGAGGAAAACGGGGTAAACCATTGGTAAACCGTGGGATAGGAAGTCCTGCCGCACGGCCTGTATTCATCATCCACCCCCTCGCCTTTTCAGGTTCTCCAATGTGTTAAATATTAATCCACTGGTTAATACGGAGAGATTATACCACCCTCGTCGGAGTTTGTCAACAATTTTCAGCATTTATGGCTTCGGGGGGCCAACAAAAATATATCGATAGGCTATTGAGTAAAAGGACACGGAGAGTCTTAATGATGGGAGGGGAGTTTTTCCTTATGGCAGGAAGAACTATGCCGGTTCAGGCGAACGGAGCGATGGTTTACCGAATGGCGAGGAAATTATTGATAATCTTCATGCCTTCGCGCGTGAGGATGCTTTCGGGATGAAATTGCACGCCGTAGACCGGGTGCTCTCGGTGTTTGAGTCCCATTATCTCGTCTTCTTTGGTGTAGGCGGTGATTTCGAGGCAGTCGGGCAGCGTGTCGCGCTTGACGATCAAAGAATGGTATCGTGTCGCCTCGAAGGGATTGGAGACATCGGCGAACAATTCGTTCTTGATGTGATAAATCATTGATGTTTTGCCGTGCATCAGGCGGTCGGCGCGAATAACGTCGCCTCCGTAGACATAGCCGATGCACTGGTGTCCGAGGCAAACGCCGAGGAGTGGAATTTTAGGGCCGAAGGTTGAGATCGCATCGTTTGAGACGCCGGCCTCGAGAGGAGTGCAGGGGCCGGGCGAGATGATGATGCGGTCAGGGTTGAGCGCGGCGATCTGTTCGACGGTGAGTTTGTCGTTGCGGTAAACGACGAAATCGGGCCTGCTCATCCCTACGTACTGAACGAGGTTATAGGTGAATGAATCGTAATTATCGATGATGAGGATCATTGTTTTGTCTCGATTTTTGAGAGGCAGACTTCATAATCCCGCCTCGGCGATTTCTATGGCTCGGATAACCGCGAGCGCCTTGTTGAGTGTTTCCTTGTATTCGGATGTGGGATCCGAGTCGGCTACGATTCCCGCTCCGGACTGCACGTATGCCATGTCGTCTTTAATGATCAAGGTTCGGATGATGATGCAGGTATCGAGGTTTCCGGAGAAACTGAAATACCCCATCGTGCCACCGTATGGTCCTCGTTTTACCGGCTCGAGTTCCTCGATGATTTCCATGGCGCGGATTTTGGGTGCGCCGGTGAGCGTACCGGCAGGGAACGTGGCGCGCAGCACCTGGAAGCTATCGCAGTCATCGCTGAGGGTTCCCCTGACGTTGGAGACCATGTGCATCACATGCGAATATCTCTCGATCACCATCATTTCGGTCAGATGGACTGACCCGAGTTTGGCGATACGTCCGACGTCGTTGCGCCCGAGGTCGACGAGCATGATGTGCTCCGCCCGCTCCTTTTGATCCGAGAGCAGGTCGCGCTCGAGCTCGGCGTCATCGAATTCCTTGAGCGCGCGGGGACGGGTTCCCGCGATCGGTCTCAGATCGATCACGTCGCCCTCGACGCGGACGAGGAGTTCCGGCGAGGCGCCGACCATTTTCAAGGAACCGAAGTCCAGGTAGAACATGTAGGGAGAGGGGTTGACGGAGCGAAGGGCCCGATACACGTCGAAGGCTGGAGCATTAATCTTAGTGGAGAAGCGTTGAGAGAGAACCACCTGGAAAATATCACCGGCTCGAATATATTCCTTCGCGGCTCGAACGATCTCCTCGAACTCGTCCTGGACGAAGTTCGAGATGATCTCCAGTTTGGGCGGCGACTTGGGCGGGTGATACCTTGGGTAGTTGAGCGGCCGCTGCAAGGTTTCGACCATCATGTCGATCCGGCGGGTTGCTTCGCGATAAGCCTCTTTCGGATTTCCATCGACCTTTGCATTACAGACAACCATGATGTGATGGTTCACGTGGTCGAAAATGAGGATTTTATCTGTGATGACGAAGAAGATGTCTGGCACTTCGAGGTCGTCGGTTGTCTGGTCCGGCAGTTCTTCGAAGAAACGAACCGTATCGTACCCGACATATCCGACGGCGCCGCCGAAAAATCGGGGGACACCTTCGATTTGAACGGGTTTAAAACGAGCCATGAGTTCTTTGAGGACCGACAGCGGGTCATCTGAATGAACGACGGTGGACGCTCCATTTTCGATAATGGTGACTTCCCTGCCCTTGGACTTGAAGATGATCGAGGGGTCGGCGCCCAGAAACGAGTACTGTGCGATCCGATCTCCTCCTTCAATGCTCTCGAGCAGAAACGAGTGGCCGCCCCCATGGATTTTGAGAAATGCGGATACGGGTGTTTCCAGGTCCGCGAGCACTTTTCGATAAACGGGGATCAGGTTTCCGTCGGCGGCTTTTCGTTTAAATTCGTCCCAGGTGGGTGTATACATACCTATTCCGGATTGCCTATTTGTTCTTGCCGTACACTTTGTCGGGATCAAAGAGTCTTGAGCCGACAACTTTCCATTGAGAAGCGCTCTCCAGAAGGTTATGGAAGCACGTCCGGAATCCTTCATGGCAGGCGGCGCCCTTCTGCGTGACCTTCACGAGGATTGTATCGTAATCGCAATCGGTGTAGAGGGTGTCGACATGCTGCACATTTCCCGATGTTTCCCCTTTGCACCAGAGTGTCCGGCGGGAACGGCTGTAGAAGTGGGTTTTCCCGGTGCTGATGGTGAGTTCGAGCGCCTGTCGATTCATGTATGCCAGCATCAAGACCTCGTTCGTGCCGCTGTCCTGGACAATGGCGGGCACAAGCCCATCATGATTGAATTTGACATTTTCCAACGCC
This region includes:
- the hisI gene encoding phosphoribosyl-AMP cyclohydrolase, whose amino-acid sequence is MKALENVKFNHDGLVPAIVQDSGTNEVLMLAYMNRQALELTISTGKTHFYSRSRRTLWCKGETSGNVQHVDTLYTDCDYDTILVKVTQKGAACHEGFRTCFHNLLESASQWKVVGSRLFDPDKVYGKNK
- the trpE gene encoding anthranilate synthase component I: MYTPTWDEFKRKAADGNLIPVYRKVLADLETPVSAFLKIHGGGHSFLLESIEGGDRIAQYSFLGADPSIIFKSKGREVTIIENGASTVVHSDDPLSVLKELMARFKPVQIEGVPRFFGGAVGYVGYDTVRFFEELPDQTTDDLEVPDIFFVITDKILIFDHVNHHIMVVCNAKVDGNPKEAYREATRRIDMMVETLQRPLNYPRYHPPKSPPKLEIISNFVQDEFEEIVRAAKEYIRAGDIFQVVLSQRFSTKINAPAFDVYRALRSVNPSPYMFYLDFGSLKMVGASPELLVRVEGDVIDLRPIAGTRPRALKEFDDAELERDLLSDQKERAEHIMLVDLGRNDVGRIAKLGSVHLTEMMVIERYSHVMHMVSNVRGTLSDDCDSFQVLRATFPAGTLTGAPKIRAMEIIEELEPVKRGPYGGTMGYFSFSGNLDTCIIIRTLIIKDDMAYVQSGAGIVADSDPTSEYKETLNKALAVIRAIEIAEAGL
- a CDS encoding aminodeoxychorismate/anthranilate synthase component II — translated: MILIIDNYDSFTYNLVQYVGMSRPDFVVYRNDKLTVEQIAALNPDRIIISPGPCTPLEAGVSNDAISTFGPKIPLLGVCLGHQCIGYVYGGDVIRADRLMHGKTSMIYHIKNELFADVSNPFEATRYHSLIVKRDTLPDCLEITAYTKEDEIMGLKHREHPVYGVQFHPESILTREGMKIINNFLAIR